The nucleotide sequence TGTGGATCTGGGCCAAGAGAAGTATTCCACCCACTACCAAGCATAAAGTTCAAACACAAGCACAAATATGCTTAAAAATGGGGCAGCTTCTGAAATTTCAGAGAGCAAGAGAAAAGTCTGAGCAACTTGTTATTAAACCCTAGATACCTGAAGGGTTCACAGGATTAGTCCAAGGGTTGGCAgatccaaaaaaaaatctgtgtcacTCCAGTATCTGTTTGTAATGACCATGTGATTTTGTTTGATAACTCTAGGAAAGAGAAATGCATAATGTCCTAccaactctgaaacctggctagcGTACTACAATTAAGTGAACAAAACCCCCACATCTGATCTTTAAAAAAGTCTCTAAATACTATTATTGCCTGCCAATATAGTATATCTTTCCATAACAATAATCACCCTCTCACCTGTGCAAAGCCCTTCAGTTTCAAGTTTGATAATCATTTCAGAGCAAGAGGGTACAAATAGACTACCTGTGTGAATACGTAAGTTGAACAGGTCACTGTGCCACATGTTATCACAGGAAAGTCCCAGCCATTTACCACTGTATGAGACTTCAAATCAAGTCACAAGCCATTAAAATCCAATAGTTTCTATTACTGTCTCTGATTATGTACCAAGCATGAGTCCAACTTTTACATATCACTAAAGCAAAATGTACTCACTGTGATCAATGGATCATCGAAGTCTACCTTGAGCTTCACAGAATGGACTAAAGATTAGGATGTAAGGGGAGATGGGTCTAGAGAGGTTCACTCTCTGTCTAAGTagcccacacacaaaaatcagacttggagaaccactgtgctaaaggGCAGAAGTATTTATGCACCATCAAATAAAACCAGGATAAACAACTACACTATGAGAACCCCTCATGTCAATTCAGCAAGACCATGCCTACCTGTTTGCTTTTCAGGGTCTTCCCAGAAATACTTTGTTCTCTTTTAGCATCTTCACTCCCTCTGAGCATATTGATGAAGTCTTTCTTCGAAACAGATGACATCAGTTTAGCACGTTTCCTATTGGAATTCCCTGCTTCTTTCACTTTCTCATCAACATTCTTTTGGTGTTTCCGGACAGCGTTAAATAACTGCACAACACCTCTACGGTTGAAGAGAAAGATGATATTGCATTTTGCATCAGGTTGTCATTATAGATACACACAACACAACATTGTACTGGTGCAAATGCTAAAAAGACCATCAGCTACTGTTCTCAAAAGCAGTGACTTAAGGCTCTCACACAGCTAAAGAGCAAGTAATCATAATGCACCTCATTCTTCACACCTGCTGCTATGAACCAGTCAGACATCTACTGCTATAggacccaattcagcaaggtacttaagcacatggaCAGTCCCAacgaagtcaatggggctactcacatgcataaCTGAACTAGAGCCAGAGTTCTTAACAGATTATTGAGCAGTCACATCAAGTTGCTGAAGGATGGTACAAAGTGCTGGAGTCAACCACAGGACAAtgctccaccccgccccccaaatcTGTCACCTGCCACTTCCACCTATCAAGATGGAAAGGGGAAGAAGCATCACAGTGACCTcagcaaaataaaagtaaatacagAGAGAACACTAGCAATGCATTTTGCCAAAGACACGTGATACCGCACTGGGGTAATGTGAGACAGTAATCTGACCATGAGAACAATGAATTTGGTGAACTCTCtgtagaggaaaaaaaggaaagaggtaGATGTgatctatatatttttaagtatAGAATTAACAAAACGTTGAACTCAGGCACCACATTCTTGCTGGGCAAACACTTAACACATTATATTCTTGTCtaaattcttatgttcttataagaCTTCTGAACTTGTTTGTTGAACTCAATACTGTACAAGGCAAACCTGGGTATAAATCACTTGGCTCCCACGAGTCATTTCTTAAGAGCTCAATCTGATTGGAAACAGATTACCCACACATGCTtttatatctatttaaaaaaaaaaaaaaaaagaaaaaaagaaaaacactttctTACCGTGTGGCAATTCTCTGaaaatttctctccctttctctgtctttGGCAACATCTGGCTTCACTCTGCACATCATTTCCCACTCCCGCTTTTTATCAAGCTAGGTTATAAATATTGTTATGTGAAAAAACATTAGGCACTTTAAAATGTAACATACTTTGATAGGATATTCTGTAAGACGACAAAGATGATAAATCATTTGGACTCAGTTTGGATGAGGGTAAGGGGAACTTCTAAATAGTACTTTTATGGGGCTGGACAACAGGTCCTGGGGTAAGTTTGCCACACTCACACAAGGATGCCAATCAGATTCTCAAACAGCCTCTTGTCCCCACAAGGAGGTAAAAAGCCCTTGAGAGTCCCCCTGCAGAAAATCTTCTGAGTAACCTAGAAGGATTAATGGAGTCTGGGAGGAAACTCAGCTCATCCCTTTTCAATGAGAGTGGCCAACCAGGAGAAAATTATTCAAAAAGgaatccttcccccacccacaccacaAAAATCATATTCTTCATCACACAGTGTAGGAACAGCATAGTAGACAAAAAGTTTAAGTTAAATATTCAGCCAATAAAGGTATGTCACATTTTGGGCCTACACTACTTGATATTCTCCATTGAACAGACTATCATACAATGCACTGTATTTTGTGATGGGCAACAACATAGCAAGAAGAAAGCTATAAAGGAAAGAATTTGGACCGAAGAGGGAGAACATTGTGTCCACTAGAAAAGAGCTGAgatacaaaacatttcagttttcttttgaaGCTCGCTGTTTTAAAATCCAGCCTAACCATATTTTCTGCGATCATCATCAGCCGCAGTAAATAGTGTTTTTATTTGCCCTATGATAGTGGAAAGTTGTATTCCCCACCCCTATTTCAGGAACAAGTtagtatcattttttaaaagcaatttaacaGTGTTCTAGTCATAGGGATCTTACATTAAGTCTGCATCATACAAAAACTCTTTCATGAAATTAGAGTCCTTATCTTTATCATTCCAGGCAGACTACTATGAATTCATGAGTTTATGACCATGCTCTGGCCTTTGATCAAAAGATTTACCCTATTCTAGCTTCCATCAGCATGGAATTAATAAAAGGCAGACTGTTTTCAAGTTTATCCAGGGGTGAACAAATCAGTTTACAGCCTCACAGCCCACCACTAATCTGTGGTACCCCACATATTTATTGGATAAAACCAGGTATTCAGCGTGAACAGTAACGGATTAGATTCCTTACTGCAATGCTTTGTATTCAAAAGGTGGGCTGTAGCCACCTCGGTATGTCCCAGCTAACCGAACCACTGATTGGGTCATCCCATTAAAACCGTATTGTTAGGCCAAGGCATTTAAAGTATCTCTATTCTGTACTTTTAATACCAAGATAAatcaattttctatttttaatcacaattctTCATAGGAAAAGCAGCTAACCTACTTTGTTTTATTCACCTAACAATTTCAAAATTGCATACAACCTGGGATGCTTAAAACAATCATAGACAGAACATGAGAAAAAATACTCATTGGGAAAGAAATTGAATTGGCAGCGTGATCCACTAGACCAGGTAATCAAGCTCCACTCTGATATACACGCAGAAGTCAAATGGTGGTGTAAGTcacagcagaatttagcccacgGCAACTTTTTTGTCTCTAGCTTCTATGATACTAAGACATTGgaactttacatttatttctgtttgtaaCACTCCAAAACACACCTATACCATATATTAAAAATAGTCTTAAGAAAAGTGAACCAGCAGATGCTTTTCACCCCCCACAACACCACATACTTAATCCAAAATGAGAGCAAAATCCAAACACAATATTCCCATTGCCAAACACCAGACCTTATTGCGACCCAAAAGCCTGTGTAGGTAAAGACACAGGCCTTCAGCATGCCCTGAAGATCAGCAGATTCAGGCTATTTCAGTTCAAATGAGAGAATGGATCCCAAAGGTGAGGCAGGGCCATAACCAGGGCAGGGTaagtggggcagccacccagggCACACAGCCATGGGGCGGagaaatgaagggggaaaaagaaacagTAGGGGATGCAAATCTGCTTGCTCACCCTAGGTGCAAATATGCCCTTGTTATGGATCTGAGTTAAGGAGTCCTCATGGAGGACGTTCTACCAGCAGCTTCCCCATCTCTAGCAGGGTGCTCCAGCTCAGGAACCCCCATTAAGTATTGGAGTGGCAGTACTGCATAGGGATATCACAGACTCTCTTTCTCACCAGCCTCTTTTTCTCTAGcttctcttgtttttctttctctctttccttctccagctctTTACTTTTAACCAATATGGTGGATTTACTTTTGGGAATCTTTTTGTTAAGCACTTTCGCCATGGCCTCTGCCCAACCCGCACTTGGGCCAGCCTGGGATTCTGCTTCATTTTCATCCATTTTGCCGTGGGCCGTCGCCTCATCCTCATCGTCACCGTCTAATGCTTCGCCCTCTGAAGAGAAGCTGTCTTCTGGGAGCTCTGAACTCCACTCAGAACCTGAAGAAAGAGGGAAGATGTCAGAATCCCTGCTTCTGAATATCCTACCACTAAGAGAATTCCTCTCAAGCTGAAATGTTACAAGAGTTCAGGACCATGCACCATTTCCTGTTACAACTAATTCCTCAAGACGACGTCCAACGGGGCATACATCACTATAATGAATTTATTACAAAGTACATTGTGTAAGCATTTGCTCCTCTGAGTGATGATTTAAGAagttggggtgggaggaaagagaagagagcAGTGACAATTTATTATGGGATTAATGAACATTTTGATGATTAAAAGCGGCAGATTTCTGAGAAAAAGCTTTTCTGGTAAAATATTAAAACCGCAACACTGACACCTAGTGTTTAAATAAATAGAACCAGGCAGATTAGCCTAATGGTTGCATGACATTTACCCACAGATACACAAAGCTAATTCAGATTagcacacaagccacattaaagtaAAAGACCCTCAAAGCACAATTTCCCAGGCAGATAGAAAGTATCCGGAGGGCTGTTTTGTGTCTCTAGGATCCAAAACGCTCAAACTTTCCCAAAATATTGAGCTCCTATGTCACAAAGAGATGCTTACGTCTCCCCTGAGACATATTGGGAACACCTACTTCTTTTTTTTGACCAAAGTAATACTGGATTttgaaaacaaacagcagcagtatGTGAGAAGAGGGGAGAGACAGAAAGGGCCACcagtccccctcttcccccaccgaTATACATCCCTCAACCACCAAAGCAGACTGATGAAGCCTCCTTTGAGGGCAACATGTGGGACAGCAGTTCTGTTAGCTACCTCTTTGGCTGCCCTTAATGAGTTTCAGTTCTCCTCAGTTTGCAAGCAGATTTGAAGTCTGACCTGAGAACAAGGAGAGATATTCCCAGCATATCTAGGAAACCCCTTCACTTTTTGCACTGACTTTGGTAACAGCTGCTTCAGGCGCTCTAATTCTCATACCATGCTTGAACCCTCAGAAAAAGGACTGCCTTGTGGTTAATGAACCTGTCTGCCACTCAGGAAGGCTTGAACTAATTCCTCTATAACATAaactttctgtgtgaccctgggcaagtcactaaggGCCAGATACCTgttacccttactcatgttgggtAGCAAATCaataaagttaatgggactatttGAGGAATAAGGTACTACCTAGTAAGAGTAAAGGtctctttctgtgcttcagttctctaTCTGTACAACTGAGACAATACTTCACTATTGTACAGGGGCATTGTTTCATAGATTTATagcgtttaaggccagaaggaacaattagatcatctagtctgacctcctgtataccacaggcaATTGAATTTCATCCACTTAGCCCTGTACTGAGCCcgataacttgtgtttggctaaagcacaaCTTGCAGAGAGtcatccagtcttgattaaaAGATATCAAGCTATTGAAAATAAGCCACTTTCCTGGGTAgcttgttccagtagttaatcaTCCTCAAGGTTAAAAATtcaaatttgtctggcttcagctgcCAGTccttggttcttgttatgcctttccctgctagattaaagaactcTTTACCCTCACGGGGAAATACCAGATCCTACTTGCACACTAATTAAGCCACTTCTCAAAATTCCTTCTGAAAAATGAAACAGACTGTgtgctctttaagtctctcactgtaaggtaTTTTCTCCAGTCCTAGagtcatttttgtggcccttttctGCAGCCTCTCCAATTTTACAACTTCCTTTATaaaatgtagacaccagaactggacacactatccCAGCactggtctcaccaatgccatatgcAGAGGTAAACAATCTCCCCACTCCTTCTCACTACTCACATCTATGCACATAAGGATCACATTGACCGTTCTTCCCCCACAATAtcgcactaggagctcatgttcagtggcTTGTCCACTACTACCACTAAATCGACTACTGAGTCACTGCTTTATAGCATACAGTCCCTCATTCTGTACATATGGCCTGCAAACACTGTTGCTATATCTATGACCCTCAATTGGCTGTATTACTTCAATGGGCCCAGCTTacaagcgatccagatcactctgtatagCTGCCCTGTCCTGATCACTATctaccaatctttgtgtcatccacaaattttataagcagtgattttatatttacttccagatcattgatgaaattGTTGAATGGCATCAAGCCTAGTACTAGCCCCTGCAGAAGCCCACTAGAAATATCTAGGACCTTTATAGCACCCCAGTATTAGCTGGCACACTGTTACGTTATTTATTACATGCCAACTTTTGGGTGTATCACTGGAAAACCAATAACtcattgatcattaatattcttgcatgatgtacgTACTGTAAAACCCATAACGGACTTTACAGAGATGTACTgcaaatatgttcttaaaatgtactTGGTAAGCAGTGTCTAAGCCACACCCGTTCCAGACAAATGTATGTGTGTCTCATTTAAATTAAGCAAGCTGTGaccaaagaccaaaaaaaaatccccaccttTATGCAAGGTAAACAGAGGCATCAGGAGAGCAAGTAGGGAGAGATGACTAATAAACAATCTTGCAGGGAATAGAGACTGGGCTTCGATAAAGCATTTGTGCCTCTTGAAGCAGGGTCAGTGAACTTTGGGAAGATCTAAACTATGGCGGAAGAAAAGGCCATTTTTGCATCCATCTTTTGAGGGACTAaagaggccagagctcttgaaatcacagaattTTGTATCCTTCAACCAAGGAGCTGAAGACTCTGGGAACTGATAAGTGAAacacctgcttaggcaaagattgttaTTTGCTGAAATTAAGCTTtagttttaaaagtgtattttcatttgtttttaatcttttctctcCTTACTCCTTATACTTGTTATAATTTAAACCCttgactttttgtttaataaacttgttttatttttactataaaccaattcgCTGCTTTGAATATGATGCAGTACTaaatcaaacaccttacaaaatctgagtatattacatctacacaaaaagaacaggagtacttgtggcagcttagagactaacaaatttatttgacaattacctttatcaaccaaacttgtcatCTCCTCAAAGAACGAAATCAGGTgtgtttgacaagatctattttccataaaatcatgttgactggcattaattatattcctatacTATAATTCTTATCAGCTGACTCTCATATCAGTGCTTCCATTATTTTTCCTGGGACCGATGTCAGGCTAACTAGCCTATAATTATCTGGGTCTTCctgcttgccctttttgaatataggcacaacattagcactcttccagccttctggaatttccctggtattccaagatttaCTAAATATTAATGCCAACAGGCCAGAGATCCCCCAAGCCAGCTCTTTTAGGATTCTTGGGTATAAGTTCTCCaagcttgctgatttaaaaaaaaaaaatgtttattgtaTTTATCATC is from Dermochelys coriacea isolate rDerCor1 chromosome 3, rDerCor1.pri.v4, whole genome shotgun sequence and encodes:
- the RRP15 gene encoding RRP15-like protein isoform X1, which produces MAAAMEGPRGVGAAAVADSAEESGKGLMAPGSEWSSELPEDSFSSEGEALDGDDEDEATAHGKMDENEAESQAGPSAGWAEAMAKVLNKKIPKSKSTILVKSKELEKEREKEKQEKLEKKRLLDKKREWEMMCRVKPDVAKDRERERNFQRIATRGVVQLFNAVRKHQKNVDEKVKEAGNSNRKRAKLMSSVSKKDFINMLRGSEDAKREQSISGKTLKSKQGEVKSDEEPAWNILRDDFMMGASMKDWDKESDKESNTGQDDGLRQDSESD
- the RRP15 gene encoding RRP15-like protein isoform X2, translating into MAAAMEGPRGVGAAAVADSAEESGSEWSSELPEDSFSSEGEALDGDDEDEATAHGKMDENEAESQAGPSAGWAEAMAKVLNKKIPKSKSTILVKSKELEKEREKEKQEKLEKKRLLDKKREWEMMCRVKPDVAKDRERERNFQRIATRGVVQLFNAVRKHQKNVDEKVKEAGNSNRKRAKLMSSVSKKDFINMLRGSEDAKREQSISGKTLKSKQGEVKSDEEPAWNILRDDFMMGASMKDWDKESDKESNTGQDDGLRQDSESD